Proteins found in one Hippopotamus amphibius kiboko isolate mHipAmp2 chromosome 12, mHipAmp2.hap2, whole genome shotgun sequence genomic segment:
- the SLC2A10 gene encoding solute carrier family 2, facilitated glucose transporter member 10 — translation MGRPSLLLPLCSSVSLLGGLTFGYELAVISGALLPLQLDFGLSCSEQELLVGSLLLGALLASLVGGFLIDRYGRKQAILGSNLVLLASSLSLGLASSLTWLVLGRSVAGFAISLSSMACCIYVSELVGPRQRGVLVSLYEAGLTVGILLSYALSYALAGAPWGWRHMFGWAAAPALLQSLSLLFLPAGAGEAVAHKDLIPLQGGEATKLGLGRPRYSFLDLFRARDNMRGRTTVGLGLVLFQQLTGQPNVLCYASTIFRSVGFRGGSSAVLASVGLGAVKVAATLTALGLVDRAGRRALLLAGCALMALSVSGIGLVSFAVPMDSGPSCLATPNATRLAGLPGDASLPKGLAPPLLPTTNQSPGRPVLSTSEKTKPHHGAGDPAGPPLAALSIAPPAPPAPASEHALLHWTALVCMMVFVSAFSFGFGPVTWLVLSEIYPMEIRGRAFAFCNSFNWAANLFISLSFLDLIGAIGLSWTFLLYGLTAVFGLGFIYLFVPETKGQSLAEIDQQFQKRWFALSFGHRQSSTGVQYSRIEVSAAP, via the exons ATGG GCCGACCCTCACTCCTCCTGCCCCTGTgttcctctgtgtctttgctGGGTGGCCTGACCTTTGGCTACGAACTGGCAGTCATATCGGGTGCCCTGCTGCCACTGCAGCTTGATTTTGGGCTAAGCTGTTCAGAACAGGAGCTCCTCGTGGGCAGTCTGCTCCTGGGGGCTCTCCTCGCCTCCCTGGTAGGGGGCTTCCTCATCGACCGCTATGGCAGGAAGCAAGCCATCCTCGGGAGCAACTTGGTGCTACTGGCCAGCAGCCTGAGCCTGGGCCTGGCCAGCTCGCTGACCTGGCTGGTCCTGGGCCGCTCGGTGGCTGGCTTTGCCATCTCCCTCTCGTCCATGGCCTGCTGCATCTACGTGTCAGAGCTGGTGGGGCCACGGCAGCGGGGAGTGTTGGTGTCCCTCTACGAGGCAGGCCTCACCGTGGGCATCCTGCTCTCCTACGCACTCAGCTACGCGCTGGCTGGTGCTCCCTGGGGCTGGAGGCATATGTTTGGCTGGGCCGCTGCGCCTGCTCTCCTGCAGTccctcagcctcctcttcctccctgccgGTGCAGGTGAGGCTGTAGCCcacaaggacctcatccccctcCAGGGAGGTGAGGCCACGAAACTGGGCCTGGGGAGGCCAAGATACTCCTTTCTGGACCTCTTCAGGGCCCGGGATAACATGCGAGGCCGGACCacagtggggctggggctggtgcTTTTCCAGCAGCTAACAGGGCAGCCCAACGTGCTGTGCTACGCCTCCACCATCTTCCGCTCGGTCGGCTTCCGCGGGGGCTCCTCGGCGGTGCTGGCCTCTGTGGGGCTCGGCGCGGTGAAGGTGGCGGCCACCCTGACCGCCCTGGGGCTGGTGGACCGAGCGGGCCGCAGGGCCCTGTTGCTCGCTGGCTGTGCCCTCATGGCCCTGTCGGTCAGCGGCATCGGCCTCGTCAGCTTTGCGGTGCCCATGGACTCAGGCCCAAGTTGCCTGGCCACGCCCAATGCCACCAGGCTGGCAGGCCTCCCTGGAGACGCTAGCCTGCCCAAGGGCTTGGCTCCACCTCTGCTGCCAACGACCAACCAGAGCCCAGGGCGGCCAGTCTTGTCAACCTCTGAGAAAACCAAGCCTCATCACGGAGCTGGGGACCCCGCAGGCCCGCCCCTGGCAGCCCTAAGCATCGCGCCCCCTGCACCCCCTGCTCCTGCCTCGGAACATGCCCTGCTGCACTGGACCGCGCTGGTCTGCATGATGGTCTTTGTGAGCGCCTTCTCCTTTGGCTTTGGACCAG TGACCTGGCTTGTCCTCAGCGAGATTTACCCCATGGAGATCCGAGGGCGGGCCTTCGCCTTCTGCAACAGCTTCAACTGGGCCGCCAACCTCTTCATCAGCCTCTCTTTCCTCGACCTCATCG GTGCCATTGGCTTGTCCTGGACCTTCCTGCTCTACGGGCTGACTGCTGTCTTCGGCCTGGGCTTCATCTATTTATTTGTCCCTGAAACAAAAGGCCAGTCATTGGCAGAGATAGACCAGCAATTCCAGAAGAGATG GTTCGCCCTGAGCTTTGGCCACAGGCAGAGCTCGACTGGCGTCCAGTACAGCCGCATCGAAgtctctgcagccccctga
- the TP53RK gene encoding EKC/KEOPS complex subunit TP53RK, which translates to MAASGVDAAELNEEPASAAESLAAARERSRRFLSGLELVKQGAEARVFRGRFQGRAAVVKYRFPKGYRHPALEARLGRRRTVQEARALLRCRRAGICAPVVFFVDHASNCLFMEEIEGSVTVRDYIESTMETEKSPQSLLGLAKTIGQVLARMHDEDLIHGDLTTSNMLLKPPLEQLNIVLIDFGLSFISALPEDKGVDLYVLEKAFLSTHPNTETVFEAFLKSYSASSKKARPVLKKLDEVRLRGRKRSMVG; encoded by the exons ATGGCGGCGTCCGGCGTTGATGCGGCTGAGCTGAACGAGGAGCCGGCGTCTGCGGCCGAATCGCTGGCCGCGGCCCGGGAGCGGAGCAGACGCTTCTTGAGCGGCCTGGAGCTGGTGAAGcagggcgccgaggcgcgggtgTTCCGCGGCCGCTTCCAAGGCCGCGCGGCCGTGGTGAAGTATCGCTTTCCCAAGGGCTATCGGCACCCGGCGCTGGAGGCACGGCTCGGCCGGCGACGTACGGTGCAGGAGGCTCGGGCGCTGCTCCGCTGCCGCCGCGCAG GAATATGTGCCCCGGTTGTCTTTTTTGTGGACCATGCTTCCAACTGCTTATTCATGGAAGAAATTGAAGGCTCGGTGACTGTTCGAGATTATATCGAATCCACTATGGAGACTGAAAAATCTCCCCAGAGTCTCCTTGGCTTAGCCAAGACAATTGGACAAGTTTTGGCTCGAATGCATGACGAAGACCTCATTCATGGTGATCTCACTACGTCCAACATGCTGCTGAAACCCCCCCTGGAACAGCTGAACATTGTGCTCATAGACTTTGGGCTGAGTTTCATTTCAGCACTTCCGGAAGATAAAGGAGTTGACCTTTACGTGCTGGAGAAAGCCTTCCTCAGTACCCATCCCAACACTGAGACTGTGTTTGAAGCCTTTCTGAAGAGCTACTCTGCCTCCTCCAAAAAGGCCAGGCCAGTGCTAAAAAAATTAGATGAGGTGCGcctgagagggaggaagaggtccATGGTGGGGTAG